In the genome of bacterium, the window TCGGCGTGATCGAGACCGATGGCCGTTACATCACCCGTCTGGTGGAAAAACCCGCCGACCCTCCGTCGAAGTGGGCGGTGGTCGGGCTCTACGGCATCCACTCAACCGGGCTTCTGCGCCGCTGCCTGAAGGATGTCATTGGTTCCGCCCGGACCAGCGCGGGGGAGATTCAGATGACCGACGCCCTGCAGCTGATGGTCGAACGCGGCAGCCGGATGCGCGCGGTCCCTGTCGATGGCTGGTTTGACTGCGGCAAGGTCGAAACCCTTCTGCAAACCAACCGCCACCTGCTCGGCAAGAGCGCGCTTCACTATCAATTGGACGGTTCCATTGTGCTGCCGCCGGTGTATATTGCGCCCTCGGCCGTGGTCGAACGCTCCGTGATCGGGCCGTATGTTTCTATCGGCCAAGGCGCCCGGGTTGCGGACACGGTCGTGCGCAATTCGATCATTGCCGACGAGGCCCAGGTGAGCCGTTGCGTCATGGAAGATTCGCTCGTCGGTGCGCGCGCCACCGTGGAAGGAACCGCCAAACGTCTCAACGTCGGCGACTCATCGGCCGTGGGCCTGCCCTGAGCTTGCACCCCCTCAACACCAGCGCCGCAACGATGGCTCCGGGCCGGCGGCGGGAGGATGAATGAACGGCGATTTTCTGTTTACGTCCGAATCGGTGACCGAAGGCCACCCGGACAAAGTCTGCGACCAAATCTCCGACGCGGTCCTCGATGAGGTGATGCGTCTCGACAAGATGGGGCGTGTCGCCTGCGAGACCTTTGCCACCGTGGGGCTGGTGATCGTCGGCGGCGAGATCACCACCAGCGCCTTCATCGATATCCATCGGCTGGTGCGCGAAACGCTTCGTGAGATCGGCTACACGCAGTGCGGTTTCAGTTGGGATTCCTGCGGCATCCTCAACGCCATCGGCCCGCAGTCGGCCGACATCGCGCAGGGGGTCGACACCGGCGGCGCCGGCGACCAGGGGTTGATGGTCGGCTTCGCCTGCCGCGAAACGCCCGAGCTGATGCCCATGCCGATCATGCTGGCGCACCACCTGACCCGCCGGCTGGCGGAAGTGCGCAAGAAGCGCATCCTGCCCTACCTCGGACCCGACGGCAAGTCGCAGGTCACCATCGAATATAAAGACGGTGTCCCGGCCCGCGTGCACACCGTGGTGCTGGCCGCCCAGCACGACGAATCCATTCTCGACGGCACCGGCAGGATGATTACCAACGCCGCGCGCGAGCAACTCATCGACACGGTGGCGCGCGAGGTGATTCCGAAGCGACTGCTCGACGACCGCACGATCTTCCACGTCAACCCCACCGGCAAATTCGTCATCGGCGGCCCGCAGTCCGACACCGGCATGACCGGACGCAAGATCATCGTCGACACCTACGGCGGTATGGCCCCGCACGGCGGCGGCGCCTTCTCGGGCAAGGACCCGACCAAGGTCGACCGTTCCGCCGCCTACATGGCGCGCCACATCGCCAAGAACGTCGTCGCCGCCGACCTGGCCGAGCAGTGCACCGTGCAGTTGGCCTACGCCATCGGCGTCGCCGAGCCGGTCTCGGTGATGATCGATTGCAGCGGCACCGAACGCATCCCGTCGGCCCGCATCAGCGAGCTGGTCCGCAAGCACTGGGACCTCACCCCGAAAGGGATCATCGACTACCTGGGACTGCGCGCGCCGATCTACAAGGCGACCGCCGCCTATGGGCACTTCGGACGCACCGAGGCGACGTTCACCTGGGAAAAGACCAACATGGCCGCGGCGCTGAGCAAGGACGCCTGAGCGCGCCATCACCCCGTACGAGGAGAATTCAATCGATATGGATTATCACGTTTCCGATCTGTCGCTGGCCGCATCCGGCGCGCTGCGCATCGAGTGGGCCGAAAAGAACATGCCCGTCCTGCGCCTGATCCGCGCCCGCTTCGCCAAGGAAAAACCGCTTAAAGGCATCCGCGTGGGCTGCTGCCTGCATGTCACCACCGAGACCGCCAACCTGATGGAAACGCTGAGGGACGGCGGCGCCGAAGTCCGCCTCTGCGCCTCCAATCCGCTCTCCACCCAGGATGATGTCGCCGCCTCGCTGGCCAAGCACACGAAGGTGGGCGTCTTCGCCACCCGCGGCGAAGACAACAAAACCTACTACAAACACATCGACGCCGTGCTGGCGATGAAGCCGCAGGTCACGATCGACGACGGCGCCGATTTGGTCTCCGCGCTGCATCAGGAGCGCAACAACGCGATCGCCGCCGGCATCTGGGGCGGCCTCGAGGAGACCACCACCGGTGTCATCCGCCTGCGCGCCATGGCGCGCGAAGGTGTGCTCAAGTTCCCGATGGTCGCGATCAACGATTCGCAGACCAAGCACTTCTTCGACAACCGCTATGGCACCGGACAGTCGACCATCGACGGCATCCTGCGCGCCACCAACCATCTGCTGGCCGGATCGAGAGTGGTCGTGGTCGGCTATGGCTGGTGCGGACGCGGCGTGGCGGTGCGGGCCCGCGGCATGGGCGCCGATGTCATCGTCTGCGAAGTCGAGCCGGTCAAGGCGATCGAGGCGGTCATGGATGGCTTCCGCGTCATGCCGATGGCGCAGGCCGCCAGGGACGGCGATGTCTTCATCACGCTCACTGGCAACCTCGCCGTCATCCGCAAGGAACACTTCGCGAAGATGAAAGACGGGGCCGTGGTCTGCAACTCCGGCCACTTCAACGTCGAAATCGACATCGATGCCCTCGACAAAATGTCCAAGGGCAAGCGCAAGGTCCGTCACGAGGTCGAGGAGTACACGCTGCGCGATGGACGTCGCATCCATCTGCTCGGCGAGGGACGGTTGATCAACCTCGCCTCGGCCGAGGGCCACCCGGCGATGGTGATGGACATGTCCTTCGCCAACCAGGCGCTGGGCGTCGAGTTCATTGCCAAAAACCGCGGAAAACTCCCGTTGGGCGTGCACGCCCTCCCGGAGCGCATCGACAAGGAGATCGCCCGGCTGAAACTCAAGTCGATGGGCGTCAAGATCGACACCCTGACCGCCGCGCAGAAGAAATACCTCGCCGAGTGGACGATGGGCACCTGATCGGCCCCACAATTTCGCTGTCTCTGGCGGCGCCGTGCTTGAACACGGCGCCGTCGCTTTTTATACTCGGACTGGAAATGTCCACTTTTAGTCCACAGGAGGTTCCATGATTCTGGTCCGCAACACCTTCCAGCTGCAGTTCGGCAAGGCCAAGGAAGCCAAGGCCGTCATCCAGGCCGGG includes:
- a CDS encoding sugar phosphate nucleotidyltransferase, encoding MTNVIIPAAGVGTRLRPHTHTAPKALLPVAGKPILGHILDRIAAVDGLGTIRLVVGFLGDQIEEYVRTRYDLNVRFVQQAELLGLGYAVHLALEDTPDDDPVLIILGDTILDVDLGSFVTGPEDAIGVKEVDDPRRFGVIETDGRYITRLVEKPADPPSKWAVVGLYGIHSTGLLRRCLKDVIGSARTSAGEIQMTDALQLMVERGSRMRAVPVDGWFDCGKVETLLQTNRHLLGKSALHYQLDGSIVLPPVYIAPSAVVERSVIGPYVSIGQGARVADTVVRNSIIADEAQVSRCVMEDSLVGARATVEGTAKRLNVGDSSAVGLP
- the ahcY gene encoding adenosylhomocysteinase produces the protein MDYHVSDLSLAASGALRIEWAEKNMPVLRLIRARFAKEKPLKGIRVGCCLHVTTETANLMETLRDGGAEVRLCASNPLSTQDDVAASLAKHTKVGVFATRGEDNKTYYKHIDAVLAMKPQVTIDDGADLVSALHQERNNAIAAGIWGGLEETTTGVIRLRAMAREGVLKFPMVAINDSQTKHFFDNRYGTGQSTIDGILRATNHLLAGSRVVVVGYGWCGRGVAVRARGMGADVIVCEVEPVKAIEAVMDGFRVMPMAQAARDGDVFITLTGNLAVIRKEHFAKMKDGAVVCNSGHFNVEIDIDALDKMSKGKRKVRHEVEEYTLRDGRRIHLLGEGRLINLASAEGHPAMVMDMSFANQALGVEFIAKNRGKLPLGVHALPERIDKEIARLKLKSMGVKIDTLTAAQKKYLAEWTMGT
- the metK gene encoding methionine adenosyltransferase: MNGDFLFTSESVTEGHPDKVCDQISDAVLDEVMRLDKMGRVACETFATVGLVIVGGEITTSAFIDIHRLVRETLREIGYTQCGFSWDSCGILNAIGPQSADIAQGVDTGGAGDQGLMVGFACRETPELMPMPIMLAHHLTRRLAEVRKKRILPYLGPDGKSQVTIEYKDGVPARVHTVVLAAQHDESILDGTGRMITNAAREQLIDTVAREVIPKRLLDDRTIFHVNPTGKFVIGGPQSDTGMTGRKIIVDTYGGMAPHGGGAFSGKDPTKVDRSAAYMARHIAKNVVAADLAEQCTVQLAYAIGVAEPVSVMIDCSGTERIPSARISELVRKHWDLTPKGIIDYLGLRAPIYKATAAYGHFGRTEATFTWEKTNMAAALSKDA